One Gadus chalcogrammus isolate NIFS_2021 chromosome 22, NIFS_Gcha_1.0, whole genome shotgun sequence genomic window carries:
- the aqp10b gene encoding aquaporin-10b → MNYTPLAQTGSPPPPPHQCHKVHDVVYTSSMKRQALPRQPESVVALPGSDVSFRAPAAVKDPHWLYAEDLAESSGMMERLLRKCRVQNQLVRECLAECLGVYIMILFGCGSVAQVTTTEDQKGQYLSINLGFALGTCFGVFVSRGVSGAHLNPAVSLSLCFLGRHPWIKLPFYVFFQVFGAFLAAATVALQYYEAILLFGDGQLLVTGPRATAGIFSTYPAGYLSLWGGIVDQVIGTAVLLVCVLALGDARNSPAPPGSEPVMVGAVVLVIGVSMGSNSGYAINPARDIGPRLFTYFAGWGAEVFQAGGGWWWVPLVAPCLGALLGSLIYELFIEVHHPADHTLDQGAAEGTKALELVDSDSGPPMNNKGTS, encoded by the exons ATGAACTATACTCCACTGGCCCAGACCggctcaccacccccaccacctcatcAGTGCCATAAAGTGCATGACGTGGTTTACACTTCGAGTATGAAAAGGCAGGCTTTGCCCCGTCAGCCAGAGAGCGTAGTAGCGCTGCCCGGGTCAGATGTGTCTTTCAGGGCCCCCGCTGCAGTAAAAGACCCCCACTGGCTGTACGCAGAGGATCTGGCAGAGTCGTCTGGCATGATGGAGAGACTACTGAGAAAGTGTAGAGTCCAGAATCAGCTGGTGAGGGAGTGCCTGGCGGAATGCCTTGGAGTCTACATCATGATT CTGTTTGGCTGTGGCTCCGTTGCCCAGGTGACGACCACGGAGGACCAGAAGGGCCAGTACCTCTCCATAAACCTGGGCTTCGCTCTGGGGACCTGCTTCGGGGTCTTCGTCTCCCGGGGGGTGTCAG GTGCTCACCTCAACCCCGCCGTGTCTCTGAGTCTGTGCTTTCTGGGCAGGCATCCGTGGATCAAGCTCCCCTTCTACGTCTTCTTCCAGGTCTTCGGCGCCTTCCTGGCGGCCGCCACGGTCGCCCTTCAGTACTATG AGGCGATCCTGTTATTCGGCGACGGTCAACTGCTGGTCACGGGTCCCAGGGCGACGGCGGGAATATTCTCCACCTATCCCGCCGGCTACCTCAGTCTGTGGGGGGGCATCGTGGACCAG GTGATCGGCACGGCGGTGTTGCTGGTGTGTGTCCTGGCTCTGGGGGACGCTAGGAACTCCCCCGCGCCGCCCGGCTCGGAGCCCGTGATGGTGGGCGCGGTGGTGCTAGTCATCGGGGTCTCGATGGGCTCCAACAGCGGCTACGCCATCAACCCCGCCAGGGACATCGGACCACGTCTGTTCACCTACTTCGCCGGCTGGGGAGCCGAGGTCTTCCA GGCTGGAGGTGGCTGGTGGTGGGTGCCCCTCGTGGCCCCGTGCCTCGGGGCTCTGCTTGGATCCCTGATCTATGAGCTGTTCATTGAGGTGCATCACCCGGCAGACCATACCCTGGATCAGGGGGCCGCAGAGGGGACCAAGGCTCTGGAGCTGGTCGACTCTGACTCTGGCCCGCCAATGAACAACAAGGGAACCTCGTAA
- the LOC130375344 gene encoding aquaporin-10-like, translating into MESGKRSLRIRNVLLRQCLSEFLCSFIVIMFGCAALAQMKTSRGAKGQPMSVNLAFSAGIMVAMYLGRDISGAHLNPALSLSFCVVGSLSWSKLLPYCLSQVLGAYVASALVFLMYYEAIMDFSGGVLAVYGPNETASIFATYPSSFMSHRGSFLDQVVATGMMMLSYLPLADPQNSPASRDLLPLLVGVMFLGVSCSMSSNCGGGVNPARDLGPRLFTLFAGWGTEVFTCYNYWFWVPIVAPMLGALLGSGVYAVFIHWHLPGAGQDEPDDALVLTNLSNSGERRSTNVVSNGEDMAQIRLD; encoded by the exons ATGGAGAGCGGGAAGAGGAGCCTACGCATCAGGAACGTCTTACTCCGTCAGTGTCTGAGTGAATTCTTGTGTAGCTTCATCGTTATT aTGTTTGGCTGTGCAGCACTGGCCCAGATGAAGACCAGCCGTGGAGCCAAGGGTCAGCCTATGTCGGTGAACTTGGCTTTCTCAGCAGGAATCATGGTAGCCATGTACCTGGGCCGAGACATCTCTG GAGCCCACTTGAACCCAGCTCTGTCTCTGAGCTTCTGTGTGGTGGGCAGTCTGTCCTGGTCCAAGCTGCTGCCCTACTGCCTCTCTCAGGTGCTGGGGGCCTACGTGGCCTCCGCCCTCGTCTTCCTCATGTATTATG AAGCCATTATGGACTTCAGCGGTGGCGTCTTGGCGGTTTACGGACCAAACGAAACGGCCTCCATATTCGCCACCTACCCGTCGAGCTTCATGTCTCACCGCGGCAGCTTCCTGGATCAG gtggTGGCCACTGGGATGATGATGCTGTCCTACCTGCCCCTGGCGGACCCCCAGAACAGCCCTGCGTCCCGGGACCTGCTGCCCCTGCTGGTGGGCGTGATGTTCCTGGGGGTCTCCTGCTCCATGTCCTCCAACTGCGGGGGCGGGGTCAACCCGGCCCGCGACCTGGGGCCCCGCCTCTTCACGCTGTTCGCCGGCTGGGGGACCGAGGTGTTCAC GTGCTACAACTACTGGTTCTGGGTCCCTATCGTGGCCCCCATGCTGGGGGCCCTGCTGGGCTCCGGGGTGTATGCCGTGTTTATCCACTGGCATCTGCCCGGGGCCGGGCAGGACGAGCCTGACGACGCCTTGGTCCTCACAAACCTCTCCAACTCTGGGGAGAGACGATCAACAAACGTTGTGTCGAATGGAGAGGATATGGCCCAGATCAGGCTGGATTGA
- the hax1 gene encoding HCLS1-associated protein X-1: MSVFDLFRGFFGVPGGQYRGDGRRDPFFDGMTHDDDDDDDDDAYQEDGFPQDGYCGDQREPFDNALRFGFSFGPNGMRIDEPPLFGHVLRGMEEIFSHLSRFEEQHGTGPFDIPRIMPPSHEGSDNNGQRSSSGNALRDSMLKSQEDAIQRHRAPAVPPRDEDTPSLPSSPFHGWSPFPKFNDIWTQGPKGRPEGRREDGDLDSAVSSGGLDKILTPRPSETPSQPRSRSYFQSVIVSKVVKPDGSVEERRTVRDGQGNEETTVTRSGAQGSPAAPTKGDGPLGPGGGQLFSDLRDDGSMFPRFFGGFK; encoded by the exons ATGAGTGTTTTTGATTTATTTCGCGGCTTCTTCGGGGTTCCCGGAGGACAGTACCGTGGCGACGGCCGAAG GGACCCATTTTTCGATGGCATGAcccacgatgatgatgatgatgatgatgacgatgccTACCAGGAGGATGGATTCCCCCAGGATGGTTACTGCGGAGACCAGCGTGAACCCTTTGATAACGCGTTGAGGTTCGGTTTCAGTTTTGGACCCAATGGTATGAGAATCGATGAGCCTCCTCTTTTTGGTCACGTCCTCAGAGGGATGGAGGAAATCTTCTCTCACCTGAGTCGGTTCGAGGAACAGCATGGAACCGGCCCCTTCG ATATCCCAAGAATCATGCCCCCATCGCATGAGGGGTCAGACAACAACGGGCAGAGATCCTCCAGTGGCAATGCCCTGAGGGACTCCATGCTGAAATCACAGGAGGACGCCATACAGAGACACCGGGCCCCCGCAGTGCCGCCCAGGGATGAGGACACACCAAGCCTCCCCAGCTCTCCTTTTCATGGCTGGAGCCCCTTTCCTAAA TTCAATGACATCTGGACGCAGGGGCCAAAGGGAAGGCCAGAGGGGCGTAGGGAAGATGGAG ATCTGGATTCTGCAGTTTCCTCTGGCGGCCTGGATAAGATTCTTACCCCGCGTCCTTCCGAGACGCCCAGCCAACCAAGGTCTAGGTCTTACTTTCAGTCGGTCATCGTCAGCAAGGTGGTGAAACCGGACGGG TCGGTGGAGGAGAGGCGCACCGTCAGGGACGGCCAAGGGAACGAGGAGACCACCGTGACCCGCTCAGGAGCCCAAGGGAGCCCAGCGGCCCCCACTAAAGGAGACGGACCCCTGGGGCCCG GCGGTGGACAGCTGTTCTCGGACCTGCGGGACGATGGCTCCATGTTCCCAAGGTTCTTCGGCGGTTTCAAATAA